The following are from one region of the Candidatus Eisenbacteria bacterium genome:
- the thiH gene encoding 2-iminoacetate synthase ThiH → MNDLARTLESIPAGDLLDRADRADEPAVRAVLAKEGRDLKDLAILLSPAADRLLEEIAAASAQLTAQRFGRTILLYAPVYLSNECVNVCTYCGFRRDIDVRRATLGLAEIEAEIRFLARQGFRHLLLVTGEHPKNVDLEYLDAAVRLARSLVPSVAIEVEPLDVGGYRRLIEAGIDGVTLYQETYDRELYARYHTHGPKKRFDWRLGAPSRAAEAGIRRVGIGALLGLADWRMETIRLAAHARWLLKQYWRTHVSISFPRIREAASHFAPPFPVSDRELARMVAALRLILPDAGLVLSTREGPGMRDGLARIGITQMSAGSRTEPGGYGRPDDAEKQFMVEDTRSPAEVAERLAALGLDPVWKDWEEALHG, encoded by the coding sequence ATGAACGACCTTGCCCGTACGTTGGAGTCGATCCCGGCGGGGGATCTTCTCGATCGCGCCGACCGCGCGGACGAGCCGGCAGTGCGCGCCGTCCTCGCGAAAGAAGGTCGAGACCTCAAGGATTTGGCGATTCTTCTTTCTCCCGCCGCGGACCGCCTGCTCGAGGAGATCGCCGCCGCCTCCGCGCAGCTCACCGCGCAGCGTTTCGGCCGCACGATCCTTCTTTACGCGCCCGTCTACCTCTCGAACGAGTGCGTGAACGTCTGCACCTACTGCGGGTTCCGGAGGGACATCGACGTCCGCCGCGCCACGCTCGGCCTTGCGGAGATCGAGGCGGAGATCCGTTTCCTCGCGAGGCAGGGATTCCGGCACCTGCTTCTCGTGACGGGCGAGCACCCGAAGAACGTCGATCTCGAGTACCTCGATGCGGCGGTGCGCCTCGCGCGTTCCCTTGTCCCCTCCGTCGCGATCGAGGTGGAGCCGCTGGATGTCGGGGGGTATCGAAGGCTGATCGAGGCGGGGATCGACGGCGTCACGCTCTACCAGGAGACGTACGATCGCGAGCTCTACGCCCGCTACCACACGCACGGACCCAAGAAGCGTTTCGATTGGCGTCTGGGGGCGCCGAGCCGCGCCGCGGAGGCGGGAATCCGCCGGGTCGGGATCGGAGCGCTTCTCGGCCTCGCGGACTGGCGGATGGAAACGATACGTCTCGCCGCGCACGCGCGCTGGCTCTTGAAGCAGTATTGGAGAACGCATGTATCGATCAGCTTCCCGAGGATCCGAGAGGCGGCGAGCCACTTCGCGCCGCCGTTTCCGGTCTCCGATCGGGAGCTCGCCCGCATGGTCGCGGCGCTCCGGCTGATCCTTCCGGACGCGGGGCTCGTTCTTTCGACGCGCGAGGGTCCCGGCATGAGGGACGGGCTCGCGCGCATCGGCATCACGCAGATGAGCGCGGGTTCGCGCACCGAGCCGGGAGGCTACGGCCGCCCGGACGACGCGGAGAAGCAATTCATGGTCGAGGACACGCGAAGCCCGGCCGAGGTCGCCGAGCGTCTCGCCGCTCTCGGGCTCGATCCGGTTTGGAAGGACTGGGAGGAGGCGCTTCATGGGTGA
- the mtgA gene encoding monofunctional biosynthetic peptidoglycan transglycosylase, with amino-acid sequence MKRKNRSSRGSRAEDRRSRRRIFLYAVFLAIAATFLSPIGYLTLFSPDVESLRSENPQSTALQKERADEAIRAGRPFRKEQRWVPLRQISPHLVNAVIVNEDATFYEHRGFDVHELKESIRKNWREKRFARGASTITQQLAKNLYFGSEKSLRRKALEAVTTVRLERTLTKDRILELYLNVIEWGPGVYGAEAAARHSFGLSASDLTPRQAALLASAIPSPRRMNPADPGPYLRKRAEITLERMRARGMLPREP; translated from the coding sequence GTGAAACGGAAGAACCGTTCCTCCCGCGGATCCCGGGCTGAGGATCGGCGCTCCCGGCGGCGGATCTTCCTCTACGCGGTATTTCTCGCGATCGCGGCGACCTTCCTCTCCCCCATCGGCTACCTCACACTCTTCTCGCCCGATGTGGAGAGCCTCCGCTCCGAGAACCCGCAATCGACGGCGCTTCAGAAGGAGCGAGCGGACGAGGCGATCCGCGCCGGGCGTCCGTTTCGAAAGGAACAGCGATGGGTCCCGCTCCGTCAGATCAGCCCGCATCTCGTGAACGCGGTGATCGTGAACGAGGACGCGACCTTCTACGAACATCGAGGATTCGATGTTCATGAACTCAAGGAATCGATCCGGAAGAACTGGAGGGAGAAGCGCTTCGCCCGCGGGGCGAGCACGATCACCCAGCAGCTCGCGAAGAACCTCTACTTCGGGAGCGAAAAGAGCCTCCGGCGAAAGGCTCTCGAGGCGGTCACGACGGTCCGGCTCGAACGGACGCTCACGAAAGACCGCATCCTCGAGCTCTACCTCAACGTGATCGAGTGGGGACCGGGCGTTTACGGCGCCGAAGCGGCCGCCCGCCATTCCTTCGGCCTCTCCGCGAGCGATCTCACACCGCGGCAGGCGGCGCTTCTGGCGAGCGCCATCCCCTCGCCTCGCCGTATGAACCCCGCCGACCCCGGGCCCTATCTCCGGAAGCGCGCCGAGATCACGCTCGAGCGGATGCGCGCCCGCGGCATGCTCCCTCGGGAGCCGTGA
- a CDS encoding thiamine phosphate synthase has product MNTLACPFRLLFVGSSASCGADRLLDILEAALRGGVDAFLLREKSMPGGPLLSLAREARKRTARAGALFFVSDRIDVALASGADGVQLPENSFTPEETRRLLGPEGRIGRSVHDPAGAREAERRGADFVLAGPVFATPGKERLLGVRGAAELRAALGIPAIPIGGIDEARVPEIRRAGFRAIAVVRAIASAADPEAAARRLRALLEAHLS; this is encoded by the coding sequence ATGAATACCCTTGCATGTCCGTTCCGTCTTCTCTTCGTCGGGAGCAGCGCCTCCTGCGGCGCCGATCGGCTGCTGGACATCCTCGAGGCGGCCCTTCGAGGGGGCGTCGACGCGTTTCTCCTTCGGGAGAAATCGATGCCGGGCGGGCCGCTCCTCTCGCTCGCCCGGGAGGCGAGGAAGAGGACCGCGCGCGCGGGAGCCCTCTTCTTCGTCTCCGACCGAATCGACGTGGCCCTCGCCTCCGGCGCGGATGGCGTTCAGCTTCCCGAGAACTCTTTCACACCCGAAGAGACTCGGCGGCTCCTCGGACCCGAGGGGCGGATCGGGCGAAGCGTTCACGATCCGGCCGGAGCGCGCGAGGCGGAGAGGCGGGGCGCGGATTTCGTGCTCGCGGGGCCTGTCTTCGCGACCCCGGGGAAGGAGCGTCTTCTCGGGGTTCGCGGGGCGGCCGAGCTCCGAGCGGCCCTCGGCATTCCAGCGATCCCGATCGGCGGCATCGACGAGGCGCGCGTTCCCGAGATCCGCCGGGCCGGGTTCCGCGCGATCGCGGTCGTTCGGGCGATCGCCTCCGCGGCTGATCCCGAAGCGGCCGCGCGGCGCCTTCGCGCGCTCCTCGAGGCGCATCTCTCGTGA
- a CDS encoding TIGR03960 family B12-binding radical SAM protein — MRSVQDALEAILPHIEKPSRYLPPVRNGYRPRIDEAEVSWALLFPDVAEVGYPHHGLEILYHLINCRKGSAAERAFLPWIDMEEEMRRSGIPLFSSESFRPVREFDLFGITLQHELSYTNVLAAIDLSGVRLRAEEREEPLPLVVGGGPCALNPEPLAPFFDLFLLGDGEEGVLAIDEAVRRWKREGDGRKESLLDRLDAVDGVYVPSRAGRSGRAAPRRLAVADLAVFPPPLTPLVPAVQPVHDRVYAEIARGCGVGCRFCQAGMIYRPLRERSARDVVESACRALRSTGHDDISLASLSTGDHAEILPMLRALNRALANDQAGISLPSLRACTLTSEMVREISRYRKTGFTIAPEAGSERMLRLVNKGIARDDVIRTAERAVRSGWDLLKLYFLIGLPAEEDEDVDAVASLVSEVWRAGRKGAPRGFRLNVSVSSLVPKPHTPFQWEAQLSVEEIERRQARIRERLPRTRALTLKCHDTRQTRIEGVLSRGDRRVAPVLEEVFRAGARFDEWREVFSYERWLRAFERTGVDPDSYLRERHPYESLPWDSLDSGLSKKFLLRERERAMRGRATPFCREECRVCRACGDRLHVVRERIGEKNAPAAEEPVVPPPPEARARLRFRYTKQGALRFLSHLEVVRLFRMALRRSGLPIAYTQGFHPQVRVAFGPALPVGYAGMEEPIDLFFRAPVAIEDAEAALNGELPEGVRVFAGKTLSLRDAAPDATERALEYEAVLPPDLDADVLREAIDRFTRADVVLGEKTTKGKTRSVNLREGILSVDLLRDGRLLVLRTDGKGRAAEVLRHLAEDPRSARAFVVSRKRFRLLEKEADNGIAAEGGIR; from the coding sequence GTGCGTTCCGTGCAAGACGCGCTCGAAGCGATCCTGCCGCACATCGAGAAGCCGAGCCGCTATCTGCCGCCCGTCCGGAACGGATACCGCCCGCGGATCGACGAGGCGGAGGTGTCGTGGGCACTTCTCTTCCCGGACGTCGCCGAGGTCGGCTATCCGCATCACGGGCTCGAGATTCTTTATCATTTGATCAATTGCCGCAAAGGTTCGGCCGCAGAGCGCGCCTTCCTTCCCTGGATCGACATGGAGGAGGAGATGCGGAGAAGCGGAATCCCGCTCTTCTCATCTGAATCGTTCCGGCCGGTTCGCGAGTTCGATCTCTTCGGCATCACGCTTCAGCATGAGCTCTCCTACACGAATGTTCTCGCCGCGATCGATCTCTCAGGGGTCCGCCTCCGCGCGGAGGAGCGGGAAGAGCCCCTTCCCCTCGTCGTCGGGGGCGGCCCGTGCGCGCTGAACCCGGAACCGCTCGCGCCTTTCTTCGATCTCTTCCTTCTCGGCGATGGGGAGGAGGGGGTGCTCGCGATCGACGAGGCGGTGCGCCGGTGGAAGAGAGAGGGGGACGGGAGGAAGGAGAGCCTTCTCGATCGTCTCGATGCGGTCGACGGCGTCTACGTTCCCTCGCGCGCGGGGCGTTCCGGGCGCGCCGCTCCTCGCCGTCTCGCGGTGGCGGACCTCGCGGTGTTTCCGCCGCCGCTCACGCCGCTCGTCCCCGCCGTCCAACCGGTTCACGACCGCGTGTACGCGGAGATCGCCAGGGGGTGCGGGGTCGGGTGCCGCTTCTGCCAGGCGGGGATGATCTACCGCCCGCTTCGCGAGCGGTCCGCGCGCGACGTCGTCGAGTCGGCCTGCCGCGCGCTCCGGAGCACCGGCCACGACGACATCTCCCTCGCCTCGCTCTCGACGGGGGATCACGCGGAGATCCTCCCGATGCTCCGCGCGCTGAACCGCGCCCTCGCGAACGATCAGGCCGGGATCTCGCTCCCCTCGCTTCGCGCGTGCACCCTCACGAGCGAGATGGTCCGCGAGATCTCCCGCTATCGAAAGACCGGTTTCACGATCGCGCCCGAGGCCGGTTCGGAGAGGATGCTCCGGCTCGTCAACAAGGGGATCGCGCGCGACGACGTGATTCGAACGGCGGAGCGGGCGGTCCGAAGCGGCTGGGATCTTCTCAAGCTCTACTTCCTGATCGGGCTCCCCGCCGAGGAGGACGAGGACGTGGACGCGGTCGCCTCACTCGTCTCCGAAGTGTGGCGAGCCGGGAGAAAGGGGGCGCCGAGGGGATTCCGCTTGAACGTGAGCGTGTCGAGCCTCGTGCCGAAGCCGCACACGCCGTTCCAGTGGGAAGCGCAGCTATCCGTAGAGGAGATCGAAAGACGACAGGCGAGGATTCGAGAACGACTCCCGAGGACGCGCGCTTTAACGCTCAAGTGTCACGACACGCGCCAGACCCGCATCGAAGGGGTTCTCTCCCGCGGCGATCGGAGGGTCGCGCCCGTTCTGGAGGAGGTCTTTCGAGCCGGCGCGCGCTTCGACGAGTGGCGCGAGGTCTTCTCGTACGAGAGGTGGCTTCGCGCGTTCGAAAGAACCGGGGTCGATCCCGATTCCTATCTTCGGGAGCGCCATCCGTACGAGAGCCTCCCTTGGGATTCTCTCGATAGCGGGCTTTCGAAGAAGTTCCTCCTCCGCGAAAGGGAGCGGGCAATGCGGGGGCGCGCGACGCCGTTCTGCCGGGAGGAATGCCGCGTCTGTCGCGCGTGCGGAGACCGACTTCATGTCGTTCGGGAGCGGATCGGGGAGAAGAACGCGCCGGCCGCCGAGGAGCCGGTCGTTCCGCCGCCCCCCGAGGCTCGTGCGCGTCTTCGTTTTCGCTACACGAAGCAGGGCGCGCTTCGGTTCCTCTCGCACCTCGAGGTCGTCCGTCTCTTTCGAATGGCGCTTCGCCGGAGCGGCCTTCCGATCGCCTACACGCAAGGATTTCACCCGCAGGTGCGCGTCGCGTTCGGGCCGGCGCTTCCGGTCGGGTACGCGGGGATGGAAGAGCCGATCGACCTCTTCTTCCGCGCGCCGGTTGCTATCGAGGACGCAGAGGCCGCGTTGAACGGGGAGCTGCCGGAGGGGGTTCGCGTCTTCGCCGGGAAGACCCTCTCTCTCCGCGACGCCGCGCCGGACGCGACGGAGAGAGCGCTCGAGTACGAGGCGGTCCTCCCGCCCGATCTCGACGCGGACGTTCTCCGCGAGGCGATCGATCGGTTCACGCGCGCGGACGTTGTTCTCGGCGAGAAGACCACGAAGGGGAAGACGCGAAGCGTGAACCTTCGCGAGGGGATTCTTTCCGTCGATCTCTTACGGGACGGCCGCCTGCTGGTCCTTCGGACCGACGGAAAGGGCCGCGCGGCGGAAGTCCTCCGGCATCTCGCCGAGGACCCGAGGAGCGCGCGCGCCTTCGTCGTTTCCCGGAAGCGATTCCGCCTTCTCGAAAAAGAAGCCGACAACGGGATTGCAGCGGAGGGAGGCATCCGGTAA
- a CDS encoding metallophosphoesterase family protein, with protein sequence MILAILSDIHGNLEALETALRCIDEENADEVLCLGDIVGYGANPNECVERVRARCAHVLLGNHDAAAIGTTSIETFNTHARRSALWTGETLAPANGEYLRTLPMDYRTVDFYAVHASPNEREEWHYIVNQSIAEEAFLAFPDEICFIGHSHLPMFFREGGARGVRIPEGSVPFPRDGRYIINVGSVGQPRDNDPRLSFGIYDTSERKLKLRREVYDVAAASAKILKAGLPEMLATRLRLGV encoded by the coding sequence ATGATCCTCGCGATTCTCTCCGACATCCACGGGAACCTCGAGGCTCTCGAGACCGCTCTCCGATGCATCGACGAGGAGAATGCGGACGAGGTTCTCTGTCTGGGGGACATCGTCGGATACGGAGCGAATCCGAACGAATGCGTTGAGCGCGTGCGCGCGCGCTGCGCGCATGTCCTCCTCGGGAACCACGACGCCGCCGCGATCGGGACGACCTCTATCGAGACCTTCAACACCCACGCACGGCGCTCCGCGCTCTGGACGGGCGAGACGCTCGCGCCGGCGAACGGCGAATACCTCCGCACGCTTCCGATGGACTACCGGACCGTCGATTTCTACGCCGTGCATGCCTCGCCGAACGAGCGGGAAGAATGGCACTACATCGTGAACCAATCGATCGCCGAGGAGGCGTTCCTCGCGTTTCCCGACGAGATCTGCTTCATCGGGCACTCGCACCTCCCCATGTTCTTTCGCGAGGGGGGGGCGCGGGGGGTGCGCATCCCCGAGGGCTCCGTTCCTTTCCCGAGGGACGGACGCTACATCATCAACGTGGGATCCGTCGGCCAGCCGAGGGACAACGATCCGCGCTTGTCGTTCGGGATCTACGACACCTCCGAGAGGAAACTGAAGCTCCGTCGCGAAGTGTATGACGTCGCCGCCGCGTCGGCGAAGATCTTGAAGGCGGGTCTTCCCGAGATGCTGGCCACGAGGCTTCGGCTCGGCGTTTGA
- a CDS encoding DedA family protein, protein MDFLQTVIDIFLHIDQHLNHWAGVLGPWLYVLLFAIIFFETGLVVTPFLPGDSLLFAIGALSARPGSPIEVHLVAALLIVAAILGDAVNYSIGHFVGPKVFHKERSRLFNKKHLDQAHAFYEKHGGKTIFLARFVPIIRTFAPFVAGIGKMSYPRFAMYNVTGAITWVLVFVLGGHYFADLPIVKTHFHYVIVAIVAISVLPIVIEWVRSRRRSAAPEPPGERP, encoded by the coding sequence ATGGATTTCCTTCAGACGGTGATCGACATCTTCTTGCATATCGATCAACACTTGAATCATTGGGCCGGAGTCCTGGGACCGTGGCTGTATGTGCTCCTTTTCGCGATCATCTTCTTCGAAACGGGGCTCGTCGTGACCCCCTTTCTTCCCGGCGATTCGCTCCTCTTCGCGATCGGGGCGCTTTCCGCGCGGCCCGGCTCCCCGATTGAAGTCCACTTGGTCGCCGCGCTTCTCATCGTCGCGGCGATTCTTGGGGACGCGGTCAACTACTCGATCGGTCACTTCGTCGGTCCGAAGGTGTTTCACAAGGAGCGCTCGCGTCTCTTCAACAAGAAACACCTGGATCAGGCGCATGCGTTCTACGAGAAGCACGGCGGGAAGACGATCTTTCTCGCGCGCTTCGTGCCGATCATTCGGACGTTCGCTCCGTTCGTCGCGGGGATCGGCAAGATGAGCTACCCGCGGTTCGCCATGTACAACGTGACCGGAGCGATCACGTGGGTGCTCGTGTTCGTTCTCGGGGGACATTACTTCGCCGACCTTCCGATCGTGAAGACTCATTTTCATTACGTGATCGTCGCGATCGTCGCGATCTCCGTTCTCCCGATCGTGATCGAGTGGGTTCGGAGCCGGCGCCGGAGCGCGGCGCCGGAGCCACCGGGGGAACGACCCTGA
- a CDS encoding radical SAM protein — MERRKTAIEDRAALLRGETLYDGVRPRSGELEVALAYPNRYSVGMSNLGFQTILGRMRRSGRFAAERVFLPEEDSGPLRTLESSRPAGGAHVLAFSISFENDYVNFLRMLLAARVPLRREEREDRHPIVVVGGACTYLNPEPLRPFVDVFLLGDGEEIVLEYLDLRLQDLRLPRRAHLERAARIEGAYVPAVHGRSGDLPRRSYEAIASDPAVSRILSPRAEFASTLLVEISRGCPRRCRFCTVGAAFPRFRQVPADVVFALADRFREEDERLGREPARAIGLVTAALFDHWEAEAIAAGLLRRGWLVTASSVRVDQLTDPVLDALRRSGLRTLTIAPEAGTPALRARIGKNASDEAILSGVERAGRAGFRNLRIYFMLGLPRETEEDREGILRLAQAIRARFRSAGARTGTVSISLHPFVPKPRTPFQWSRMLRPEEMKTALARERRRLAGFRVKAPDLREVYIEAILALGGKEIAPFLLRLADGERWNRAVREAGIDLDALLFEDRSPESRAPWEGEATSRRDEANRREWERTAADQP, encoded by the coding sequence ATGGAGAGACGGAAGACTGCGATCGAGGACCGGGCCGCCCTGCTTCGGGGAGAGACCCTCTACGACGGCGTCCGGCCCCGATCCGGAGAGCTCGAGGTCGCGCTCGCCTATCCGAACCGTTACTCGGTCGGCATGTCGAACCTCGGCTTCCAGACGATCCTCGGACGGATGCGCCGGAGCGGCCGGTTCGCCGCCGAGCGGGTCTTTCTTCCGGAGGAGGATTCCGGTCCGCTTCGAACCCTGGAGAGCAGCCGGCCCGCCGGCGGGGCGCACGTTCTCGCGTTCTCGATCTCGTTCGAGAACGACTATGTGAACTTTCTCCGCATGCTCCTGGCCGCGCGCGTTCCTCTTCGGCGCGAGGAGAGGGAGGACCGCCATCCGATCGTCGTCGTCGGGGGGGCGTGTACCTACTTGAACCCCGAACCTCTCCGGCCGTTCGTCGACGTCTTCCTTCTGGGGGACGGCGAGGAGATCGTCCTCGAGTACCTCGATCTTCGTCTCCAGGATCTCCGCCTGCCGCGAAGGGCGCATCTGGAGCGGGCGGCGCGCATCGAGGGGGCTTACGTTCCGGCCGTCCACGGGAGAAGCGGAGATCTTCCGCGGCGAAGTTACGAGGCGATCGCCTCCGATCCGGCCGTCTCGCGCATTCTCTCTCCGCGCGCGGAGTTCGCAAGCACCCTTCTCGTCGAGATCTCGCGCGGCTGTCCGCGCCGCTGCCGCTTCTGCACCGTCGGCGCCGCGTTCCCGAGGTTTCGCCAGGTCCCCGCCGACGTCGTCTTCGCTCTCGCCGACCGCTTCCGCGAGGAGGATGAGAGGCTCGGTCGCGAGCCGGCCCGCGCGATCGGGCTCGTGACGGCGGCCCTTTTCGATCATTGGGAAGCGGAGGCGATCGCCGCCGGCCTCCTCCGGCGTGGATGGCTGGTCACCGCTTCCTCGGTGCGCGTCGACCAGCTCACCGATCCGGTCCTGGATGCGCTCCGGCGGAGCGGGCTTCGCACGCTCACGATCGCTCCCGAGGCGGGGACCCCTGCTCTCCGCGCGCGGATCGGCAAGAACGCGAGCGACGAGGCGATCCTCTCCGGCGTCGAGCGGGCGGGACGGGCCGGCTTCCGAAACCTTCGCATCTATTTCATGCTCGGGCTCCCCCGCGAGACGGAGGAGGACCGCGAGGGGATTCTTCGTCTCGCGCAAGCGATCCGCGCCCGATTCCGCTCCGCCGGCGCGAGGACGGGAACGGTGTCGATCTCGCTCCACCCCTTCGTCCCAAAACCCCGGACCCCTTTCCAGTGGAGCCGGATGTTGAGACCTGAAGAGATGAAGACGGCACTCGCGCGGGAAAGGCGTCGTCTCGCCGGTTTTCGGGTCAAAGCGCCCGATCTCCGCGAGGTCTACATCGAAGCGATTCTCGCCCTCGGGGGAAAGGAGATCGCCCCCTTCCTTCTCCGACTAGCGGACGGCGAGCGCTGGAATCGGGCGGTGCGCGAGGCGGGGATCGATCTTGACGCGCTTCTCTTCGAAGATCGATCGCCCGAATCGAGGGCGCCGTGGGAGGGAGAGGCGACGAGCCGCCGGGACGAGGCGAACCGCCGGGAATGGGAACGAACCGCCGCGGATCAGCCGTGA
- a CDS encoding GIY-YIG nuclease family protein produces the protein MKRKKTSWSVYIVECADATLYTGVALSVADRIAAHNAGRGARYTRGRLPVVLRFRKSGLTRGEALRRERAIKRLTRAEKILLIEQRRMHEAKIRRARTSV, from the coding sequence ATGAAACGCAAGAAGACCTCGTGGTCGGTCTACATCGTCGAGTGTGCCGACGCGACTCTCTATACCGGCGTGGCCCTTTCCGTCGCCGATCGAATCGCGGCGCACAACGCGGGGCGCGGCGCCCGCTACACCCGCGGGCGTCTTCCGGTTGTGCTTCGCTTCCGAAAGAGCGGTCTTACGCGCGGCGAGGCGCTTCGCCGCGAACGGGCGATCAAACGCCTCACGCGTGCAGAGAAGATCCTTCTCATCGAGCAGCGCCGGATGCACGAGGCGAAGATTCGGCGGGCCCGGACGTCCGTTTGA
- a CDS encoding acyl-CoA dehydrogenase, protein MYLTEEHRAIRNMVRDFARKEIAPIAAEIDRSGAFPHETIRKLGELGLMGIPFPEEYGGAGLDYMSYALVVEELAKVDASHALTLLTHTSNSLSPIWDFGNEEQKRKYITPCARGEKLAAYCLTEPNAGSDAKAIESSAVDKGDHFVLNGTKVFITNGSVADVFVVLARTDPEKGTKGITMFALEKGMKGLKAGKKEDKMGWRASDTSEVIFEDVRVPKENVLGERGQGFAQAMKQLAGGRISIAALSLGIAEGAFEEALKYSQQREQFGQPIANFQAVQHMLADMGTGIACGKHLTYTAARLRDEKKDIMTAAAMAKLFCSELAMKATLDAVQIHGGYGYTKDYAVERYMRDAKACTIGEGTSEIQRIIIARQLLKGDFGWE, encoded by the coding sequence ATGTATCTCACCGAAGAACATCGGGCGATTCGGAACATGGTTCGGGATTTCGCGCGGAAGGAGATCGCGCCGATCGCTGCGGAGATCGATCGGAGCGGGGCGTTCCCGCACGAGACGATCCGCAAGCTCGGCGAGCTCGGCTTGATGGGAATCCCCTTCCCGGAGGAGTACGGAGGCGCGGGACTTGATTACATGAGCTACGCGCTCGTCGTCGAGGAGCTCGCGAAGGTCGACGCCTCCCACGCGCTCACGCTCCTCACGCACACGTCGAACTCCCTCTCGCCGATTTGGGATTTCGGAAACGAGGAACAAAAGCGGAAGTACATCACACCGTGCGCGCGGGGGGAGAAGCTCGCCGCGTACTGCCTGACCGAGCCGAACGCCGGCTCCGACGCGAAGGCGATCGAGTCGAGCGCCGTCGACAAGGGGGATCATTTCGTCCTCAACGGAACGAAGGTCTTCATCACGAACGGATCGGTGGCGGATGTCTTCGTCGTGCTCGCCCGAACCGATCCGGAGAAGGGGACGAAGGGGATCACGATGTTCGCTCTCGAGAAGGGGATGAAGGGGCTGAAGGCGGGGAAGAAGGAAGACAAGATGGGATGGCGCGCCTCGGACACGAGCGAGGTGATCTTCGAGGACGTTCGCGTGCCGAAGGAGAATGTCCTCGGCGAGCGGGGCCAGGGGTTCGCCCAGGCGATGAAGCAGCTCGCGGGGGGACGGATCTCGATCGCGGCTCTCTCGCTCGGCATCGCGGAGGGAGCGTTCGAGGAGGCGCTGAAGTACTCCCAGCAAAGAGAGCAGTTCGGACAGCCGATCGCGAACTTCCAGGCGGTGCAGCACATGCTCGCCGACATGGGGACGGGGATCGCGTGCGGGAAGCATCTCACGTACACGGCGGCGCGCCTCCGGGACGAGAAGAAGGACATCATGACCGCGGCGGCGATGGCCAAGCTCTTCTGCTCCGAGCTCGCGATGAAGGCGACGCTCGACGCGGTTCAGATTCACGGGGGCTACGGGTACACCAAGGACTATGCGGTCGAGCGTTACATGCGCGACGCGAAGGCGTGCACGATCGGCGAGGGGACGAGCGAGATCCAGAGGATCATCATCGCTCGCCAGCTCCTGAAGGGCGACTTCGGCTGGGAGTAG
- a CDS encoding thiazole synthase gives MADATDLLVIAGRSFRSRLLVGTGKFPSLECMAKAVEASGSEIVTVSLRRAEKGAASGNILDYLDPSRVLILPNTSGARDAEEAIRLARLSRAGGLSDWIKLEVTPHPMHLLPDPVETLKAAEVLVKEGFVVLPYIHADPVLARRLAEAGTATVMPLGSPIGSNRGLRTGDAIRLIVEEATVPVVVDAGLGAPSHAAAALEMGADAVLVNTAIATAEDPVAMAEAFRLGVEAGRRAFRAGVPSEKDRAEASSPLTGFLGRP, from the coding sequence TTGGCCGACGCGACCGATCTCCTCGTCATCGCCGGACGCTCCTTCCGCTCCCGTCTTCTCGTTGGGACGGGGAAGTTCCCTTCGCTCGAGTGCATGGCGAAGGCGGTGGAGGCGAGCGGCTCCGAGATCGTCACCGTCTCGCTCCGCCGCGCGGAGAAGGGGGCCGCGTCGGGGAACATCCTCGACTACCTTGACCCGTCGCGCGTTCTCATCCTTCCGAACACGTCGGGCGCGCGCGACGCCGAGGAGGCGATTCGGCTCGCCCGTCTTTCTCGCGCCGGGGGCCTCTCGGACTGGATCAAGCTTGAGGTGACGCCGCACCCGATGCACCTTCTGCCCGACCCGGTGGAGACGCTGAAGGCGGCGGAAGTGCTCGTCAAGGAGGGTTTCGTCGTCCTCCCGTATATCCACGCGGATCCGGTGCTCGCTCGCCGCTTGGCCGAAGCCGGCACTGCGACAGTCATGCCGCTCGGCTCGCCGATCGGGTCCAACCGCGGGCTCCGGACCGGCGATGCGATCCGTCTCATCGTCGAGGAGGCGACCGTCCCGGTTGTCGTAGACGCGGGGCTCGGCGCCCCTTCGCACGCGGCCGCCGCGCTCGAGATGGGAGCGGATGCGGTGCTCGTCAACACGGCGATCGCCACCGCGGAAGACCCGGTCGCGATGGCGGAAGCGTTCCGCCTCGGTGTGGAGGCGGGAAGAAGGGCGTTTCGAGCGGGCGTTCCCTCGGAGAAGGACCGGGCGGAAGCGTCCTCTCCCCTCACCGGTTTTCTCGGGAGACCATGA
- the thiS gene encoding sulfur carrier protein ThiS, with protein sequence MGEIVVNGEARALDGPISLPLLLEEMGIRSRWAIVERNGEPVPRELYQETMVLPGDRIEIATPMAGG encoded by the coding sequence ATGGGTGAAATTGTCGTGAACGGAGAAGCGCGGGCGCTCGACGGTCCGATCTCCCTCCCTCTCCTTCTCGAGGAGATGGGGATTCGATCCCGATGGGCGATCGTCGAGCGGAACGGGGAGCCGGTCCCGCGGGAGCTCTATCAGGAGACGATGGTCCTCCCCGGCGACCGGATCGAGATCGCCACGCCAATGGCGGGCGGGTAG